In Argopecten irradians isolate NY unplaced genomic scaffold, Ai_NY scaffold_0568, whole genome shotgun sequence, one genomic interval encodes:
- the LOC138313055 gene encoding uncharacterized protein, translating into MANFIDLTENNYEQYIDLTEEEEETLLTSDSESADFDLTPEEEDILLYSSDNDMNHEMTEDQDSSGHRVQFFLVLHDHLMEYEETLQSEIREIDASANYLISKKEQLLQMLHQLQCDLETFMEI; encoded by the exons ATGGCAAACTTCATTGACTTGACAGAAAATAA tTATGAACAATACATTGACCTTACTGAGGAAGAGGAAGAAACTCTGCTTACGTCAGACTCGGA atcaGCAGATTTTGATCTGACTCCAGAAGAGGAAGATATTCTTCTATATTCCTCTGATAA TGACATGAATCACGAAATGACAGAGGACCAGGACAGCTCTGGACATAGAGTGCAGTTTTTTTTAGTACTGCATGACCATCTAATGGAGTATGAAGAAACATTACAGTCTGAAATCCGTGAAATTGACGCTTCAGcgaattatttaatttcaaaaaaagAACAACTCTTACAAATGCTGCATCAACTGCAATGTGACTTAGAAACATTTATGGAAATTTAA